A segment of the Marinobacter arenosus genome:
TACCCTGCACCCCGAATGGTTTGCAGTAAGGGTGTATCGAATTCCTTATCGATCTTCGCCCGCAGGCGGCTGATGTGCACGTCGATCACGTTGGTCTGGGGATCGAAGTGATAGTCCCACACCTTTTCAAGCAGCATCGTACGGGTGACGACCTGTCCCGCATTGCGCATCAGGTATTCAAGAAGGCGAAATTCCCGGGGCTGGACATCGATGTTGTGGCCGGCTCGCTTGACCGTGCGCGCCAGCAGATCCATCTCCAGATCGGCGACCCGCAGCACCGTTTCGGTTTCGGCGGTCTGCCGGTTACGGCGCACCAGGGATTCAATCCGGGCCAGTAATTCGGTGAACGAGAACGGCTTGGTCAGGTAGTCGTCACCACCGCCGCGCAAACCTTCAACCCGGTCGTCGACGTCACCCAGCGCACTGAGGATCAAGACCGGCACCTGGTTACCCGTCGCCCGCACGGTTTTGATAATGGACAGGCCGTCCATGCCCGGGAGCATGCGATCGACAATCATGATGTCGTAGTCCTCACTGGCGGCCATGAGCATGCCGTCTTTCCCGTCGGCCGCATGATCCACGACGAAGTCTGACTCTCTCAGCCCTTTCACCAGATAATTTGCTACATCCTGATCGTCTTCGATTACCAGTGCTTTCACCGGTTTTCCTCCCGATAGCGGATTTCATTAATTACCGACAAGGGTACGAAGAAGTCAGAGGGCCGGCCAGTTACGATCTTGTAAGAGGGTGTCGCCTATGGCGACGGTCGAGACCCTCCGGAAAACCATCCCAGACTGTCGCCAGTCTCCCCCGAAGGCCGGTATTCCGCGCTTACCCAGCCTTCATAACCCATGCTGTCGATTGCCTCGAAAACATTCGAAAAGTTAATCTCGCCCGTTCCCGGCTCATGTCGGCCGGGATTATCGGCAAACTGAATGTGCCCGATCCATGGTAACAGGCATTCCATTGAACGTATCAGGTCCCCTTCCATGATCTGCATATGGTAAAGGTCGTACTGCAGGCGGACGTTGTCGGCATCGACGTCTTCGATCAGCGCGAGCACCTTGCCCGAGGTGTCCAGAACAAACCCGGGCATATCCACCCGCGAGTTGATGGCCTCGAGACACAAGGTGATGTCCTCGGCCGCAAGCCTTTCCGCAGCGAACGCCACGTTGTCGACCAGCGTCTGCCACGCCACATCGTCGGGCACCGACGCCGGCTTCAGCCCGGCAAGACAGTTCAACTGCCTGCAACCCAGCGCCCTGGCGTACTCGACAGCCTGATCCACGCCGGCGCGGAATTCGTCCACCCGGTCCGGTAAACAGGCGATGCCCCGCTCACCGGCGTCCCACTGTCCCGGCGGCAGATTGAACAGCACCTGGGTGAGCTCGTTGTCGCGCAGGACCCGCCCCAGCAGATCCTTGGGATAGGCGTAAGGGAACAGGTACTCAACGCCGTCAAAACCGGCGGCGCGGGCACGGGCAAAACGTTCGGTAAAATCCACTTCCGTGAACAACATCGACAGGTTGGCGGCAAAGCGAGGCATGGTTTTACTCCTTCGGACCGCGGCCCAGGGAACCCAGACGCGATCCATTCAGATGCTCCAGTTCCAGCAGCAGGCCGCTGTGGTCAACGTCACTGTGCCCGTTGGCGATCAGCGACAGGTATTCATTGTGGACCTGCTGGGACAGCGGCAACGTCAGCCCCTCCGCACGGGCTTCGTCCAGGATCATGCGCATGTCCTTGAGCTGGATTCGGGCCGGCGCACCCGGCGAAAAATTCCGGTCCAGCATCCTCTGCCCGTGCAACTCCAGAATCCGGCTGCCGGCGAAGCCGCCCATCAGGGCCTCCCGGACGGCCGCCGGATCGGCGCCGCCCTTGGCGGCGAGCAGCAGCGCTTCCGAGACCGCGCCGATGGTGATGCCCACAATGGCCTGGTTGGCCAACTTCGCCAACTGGCCTGCCCCAACCGGCCCGATTCTCGTGCAGGTACCCAATACCGCAAAGACCGGTTCCGCACGGGCAAGGTCCGCCTCGGAACCTCCGGCCATGATACTCAGGCGGGCCTCGGCCGCGCCCAAAGTGCCACCGGAGACCGGGGCATCAATGTAGCCGGCCCCCTGCTTGCCGGCGAGTTCGGCATGGCGACGGGCCAGGGAAGGCTGAACCGAGCTCATGTCAATCAGCAACGCGCCCGGCTTGAGCGCGCTCAGCGTGCCCCGCTCCACCAGCACCTGCTCCACGACATCGCTGTTCTCCAGCATGGTAATTACCACGTCCGCATCGCGCACCGCCTCGACCGGTGAGTTGGCAATCTCGGCGTCACCGGAGAACGACTCACATTTGCTGGCAGTGCGGTTCCAGAGCGTCATCGGGAATCCGGCATCCAGCAGATTGCGAGTCATG
Coding sequences within it:
- a CDS encoding winged helix-turn-helix domain-containing protein, which encodes MKALVIEDDQDVANYLVKGLRESDFVVDHAADGKDGMLMAASEDYDIMIVDRMLPGMDGLSIIKTVRATGNQVPVLILSALGDVDDRVEGLRGGGDDYLTKPFSFTELLARIESLVRRNRQTAETETVLRVADLEMDLLARTVKRAGHNIDVQPREFRLLEYLMRNAGQVVTRTMLLEKVWDYHFDPQTNVIDVHISRLRAKIDKEFDTPLLQTIRGAGYMLRETA
- the hyi gene encoding hydroxypyruvate isomerase — its product is MPRFAANLSMLFTEVDFTERFARARAAGFDGVEYLFPYAYPKDLLGRVLRDNELTQVLFNLPPGQWDAGERGIACLPDRVDEFRAGVDQAVEYARALGCRQLNCLAGLKPASVPDDVAWQTLVDNVAFAAERLAAEDITLCLEAINSRVDMPGFVLDTSGKVLALIEDVDADNVRLQYDLYHMQIMEGDLIRSMECLLPWIGHIQFADNPGRHEPGTGEINFSNVFEAIDSMGYEGWVSAEYRPSGETGDSLGWFSGGSRPSP
- a CDS encoding NAD(P)-dependent oxidoreductase, encoding MTSARPHIAFLGIGLMGAPMTRNLLDAGFPMTLWNRTASKCESFSGDAEIANSPVEAVRDADVVITMLENSDVVEQVLVERGTLSALKPGALLIDMSSVQPSLARRHAELAGKQGAGYIDAPVSGGTLGAAEARLSIMAGGSEADLARAEPVFAVLGTCTRIGPVGAGQLAKLANQAIVGITIGAVSEALLLAAKGGADPAAVREALMGGFAGSRILELHGQRMLDRNFSPGAPARIQLKDMRMILDEARAEGLTLPLSQQVHNEYLSLIANGHSDVDHSGLLLELEHLNGSRLGSLGRGPKE